A region from the Mycobacterium heidelbergense genome encodes:
- the ripA gene encoding NlpC/P60 family peptidoglycan endopeptidase RipA — protein sequence MRRTRRGPAARPAAGLLRLVIPSVVSVAMLACTPGMAGADPAADSLAALIANVAKANQRLEDLSAQIQTEQESVNKALVDVETARDNAAAAEHDLESSRQAVKDSDAAIAAAQRRFDTFAAATYMNGPSGSYLMATSPEDIIATETAARTLTASSQAVMDKLQRARTEQVNKESAARLAKQKADKAAADAKASQDAAVAALTDSRRTFDEQREQIVRLVAERDEAQAKLEAAKLQAARQWSTGAGGPAAPTSGDRWDPGAPAAQPPAGGRRWDGWDPTLPMVPSANVPGDPIAVINQVLGISATSTQVTASMGRNFLQQLGILKPDDTGITNASPGGRIPRVYGRQASEYVIRRGMSQIGVPYSWGGGNAAGPSKGIDSGAGTTGFDCSGLVLYSFAGVGIKLPHYSGSQYNLGRKIPSSQMRRGDVIFYGPGGSQHVTIYLGNGQMLEAPDVGLKVRVAPVRTSGMTPYVVRYIEY from the coding sequence ATGAGACGCACCCGCAGGGGCCCTGCCGCGCGACCGGCCGCCGGGCTGCTGCGGCTGGTCATTCCGTCGGTCGTGAGCGTGGCCATGCTGGCGTGCACCCCGGGTATGGCGGGCGCCGACCCCGCCGCCGATAGCCTGGCCGCGCTGATCGCGAACGTCGCCAAGGCCAACCAGCGCCTGGAGGACCTGAGCGCCCAGATCCAGACCGAACAGGAAAGCGTCAACAAGGCGCTCGTCGACGTGGAGACCGCCCGGGACAACGCGGCGGCCGCCGAACACGACCTCGAGTCCAGCCGGCAGGCGGTCAAGGACTCCGACGCGGCGATCGCCGCGGCCCAGCGACGCTTCGACACGTTCGCGGCCGCCACCTATATGAACGGCCCGTCGGGCAGCTACCTGATGGCGACCAGCCCCGAAGACATCATCGCCACCGAAACCGCCGCCCGGACCCTGACCGCCAGCTCCCAGGCGGTGATGGACAAGCTGCAGCGGGCCCGCACCGAGCAGGTGAACAAGGAGTCGGCGGCGCGGCTGGCCAAGCAGAAGGCCGACAAGGCCGCCGCCGACGCGAAGGCCAGCCAGGACGCCGCGGTGGCGGCGCTCACCGACTCCAGGCGCACGTTCGACGAACAGCGCGAGCAGATCGTTCGCCTGGTCGCCGAGCGCGACGAGGCTCAGGCCAAACTCGAGGCGGCCAAGCTCCAGGCGGCGCGCCAATGGTCGACCGGGGCCGGCGGGCCCGCCGCGCCGACCTCGGGCGATCGGTGGGATCCGGGGGCGCCGGCCGCCCAGCCGCCGGCCGGCGGCCGCCGGTGGGACGGTTGGGACCCGACGCTGCCGATGGTGCCCAGCGCCAACGTCCCCGGCGACCCGATCGCGGTGATCAACCAGGTGCTGGGCATCTCGGCGACGTCGACGCAGGTCACCGCCAGCATGGGGCGCAACTTCCTGCAGCAGCTGGGCATCCTCAAGCCCGACGACACCGGCATCACCAACGCCTCGCCCGGGGGACGGATCCCGCGGGTCTACGGGCGGCAGGCATCCGAGTACGTGATCCGCCGCGGCATGTCGCAGATCGGTGTGCCCTACTCCTGGGGCGGCGGGAACGCGGCCGGCCCGAGCAAGGGAATCGACTCCGGGGCCGGCACCACTGGCTTCGACTGTTCGGGCCTGGTCCTGTATTCGTTTGCCGGGGTGGGCATCAAGCTGCCGCACTACTCGGGTTCGCAGTACAACCTGGGCCGCAAGATCCCGTCCTCGCAGATGCGCCGCGGCGACGTCATCTTCTACGGCCCGGGCGGCAGCCAGCACGTGACGATCTATCTCGGCAACGGCCAGATGCTCGAGGCCCCCGACGTCGGTTTGAAGGTCCGTGTCGCGCCGGTGCGCACCAGCGGCATGACGCCGTACGTGGTTCGTTACATCGAGTACTAG
- a CDS encoding Rv1476 family membrane protein, protein MTGQVLPLYIPQDVDMTAVKAQVAADGVSAPPAAAPGLLDIVNEAHAKGINLKIVLLDHNPPNDTPLRDISTVVGADYHDATVLTLSPNYVGSYSTQFPRVTLEAGEDIAKTGNPVVSAQHFLHELEGPEFPWTGLTLVLLIGVLAAAVGTRFLQLRGRRTATSADAAEPTAEAPGDGA, encoded by the coding sequence ATGACCGGGCAAGTCCTGCCGCTCTACATCCCCCAGGACGTCGACATGACCGCGGTCAAGGCTCAGGTCGCCGCCGACGGGGTCAGCGCGCCGCCGGCCGCCGCGCCCGGGCTGCTCGACATCGTCAACGAGGCGCACGCCAAGGGCATCAACCTCAAGATCGTGCTGCTGGATCACAACCCCCCGAACGACACGCCCCTGCGCGACATCTCCACCGTGGTCGGCGCCGACTACCACGACGCCACGGTCCTGACCCTCAGCCCGAATTACGTCGGCAGCTACAGCACGCAATTCCCGCGGGTCACGCTCGAGGCCGGCGAGGACATCGCCAAGACGGGCAACCCGGTGGTGTCGGCGCAGCATTTCCTGCACGAGCTGGAGGGCCCCGAGTTTCCCTGGACCGGCCTGACCCTCGTCCTGCTGATCGGCGTGCTCGCGGCCGCCGTCGGCACCCGATTCCTGCAGCTGCGCGGCCGGCGTACAGCAACATCGGCAGACGCCGCCGAGCCGACCGCCGAAGCGCCGGGCGACGGCGCCTAA
- a CDS encoding aconitate hydratase, with protein MTSKDSVNSFSARDTLEVGDKSYQIYRLDAVPNTEKLPYSLKVLAENLLRNEDGKNITKEHIEAIANWDPKAEPSIEIQYTPARVVMQDFTGVPCIVDLATMREAVGDLGGNPDKVNPLAPADLVIDHSVIADLFGRADAFERNVEIEYQRNGERYQFLRWGQGAFDDFKVVPPGTGIVHQVNIEYLASVVMTRADGAGTVTAYPDTCVGTDSHTTMVNGLGVLGWGVGGIEAEAAMLGQPVSMLIPRVVGFKLTGEIQPGVTATDVVLTVTEMLRKHGVVSKFVEFYGEGVAEVPLANRATLGNMSPEFGSTAAIFPIDEETISYLRFTGRQPEQLALVEAYAKEQGMWHDPKHEPEFSEYIELNLSDVVPSIAGPKRPQDRIALSDAKSTFREQIPHYAGNGDGGQGYSKLDEVVEETFPASDPGAPSNGHADDVPAVHSAAAHAKGRPSNPVTVKSQELGEFVLDHGAVVIAAVTSCTNTSNPEVMLGAALLARNAVEQGLASKPWVKTSMAPGSQVVSDYYEKAGLWPYLEKLGFYLVGYGCTTCIGNSGPLPDEVSKAVNDNDLSVAAVLSGNRNFEGRINPDVKMNYLASPPLVIAYALAGTMDFDFESQPLGTDKDGKDVFLKDIWPSQKDVSDTIASAINQEMFVKNYADVFKGGERWRNLPTPSGNTFEWDPDSTYVRKPPYFEGMSADPEPVGDITGARVLALLGDSVTTDHISPAGSIKPGTPAAQYLDEHGVDRKDYNSFGSRRGNHEVMIRGTFANIRLRNLLLDDVSGGYTRDFTQDGAPQAFIYDAAQNYAAQGIPLVVLGGKEYGSGSSRDWAAKGTLLLGVRAVIAESFERIHRSNLIGMGVIPLQFPEGKSATELGLDGTEVFDITGIEALNDGKTPKTVRVKASKESGDPIEFDAVVRIDTPGEADYYRNGGILQYVLRNMLKSG; from the coding sequence GTGACCAGCAAAGATTCGGTGAACTCGTTTTCAGCCCGCGACACCCTCGAGGTCGGCGACAAGAGTTACCAGATCTATCGCCTGGACGCGGTCCCCAATACGGAGAAACTCCCCTACAGCCTCAAGGTCCTCGCCGAGAACCTGCTGCGCAACGAGGACGGCAAAAATATCACCAAGGAGCACATCGAGGCCATCGCGAACTGGGATCCCAAGGCGGAGCCCAGCATTGAGATCCAGTACACGCCCGCCCGCGTGGTGATGCAGGACTTCACCGGCGTGCCGTGCATCGTCGACCTGGCCACCATGCGCGAGGCGGTCGGCGACCTCGGCGGCAACCCGGACAAGGTCAACCCGCTGGCGCCCGCCGACCTGGTGATCGACCACTCGGTGATCGCCGACCTGTTCGGCCGGGCCGACGCGTTCGAGCGCAACGTCGAGATCGAGTACCAGCGCAACGGGGAGCGCTACCAATTCCTGCGCTGGGGGCAGGGCGCGTTCGACGACTTCAAGGTGGTGCCGCCCGGCACCGGCATCGTGCACCAGGTCAACATCGAGTACCTGGCGAGCGTCGTGATGACCCGCGCGGACGGCGCGGGAACAGTTACCGCGTACCCCGACACCTGCGTGGGCACCGACTCGCACACCACGATGGTCAACGGCCTCGGCGTGCTGGGCTGGGGCGTGGGCGGCATCGAGGCCGAGGCCGCGATGCTCGGCCAGCCGGTGTCGATGCTGATCCCGCGGGTCGTCGGCTTCAAGCTGACCGGCGAGATCCAGCCCGGCGTCACCGCGACTGACGTCGTGCTGACCGTCACCGAGATGCTGCGCAAGCACGGCGTGGTCAGCAAGTTCGTCGAGTTCTACGGCGAGGGCGTGGCCGAGGTGCCGTTGGCCAACCGCGCCACCCTGGGCAACATGAGCCCCGAATTCGGCTCCACCGCAGCGATTTTTCCGATCGACGAGGAGACCATCTCGTACCTGCGGTTCACCGGGCGCCAGCCCGAGCAGCTGGCGCTGGTCGAGGCCTACGCCAAAGAGCAGGGCATGTGGCACGACCCCAAGCACGAGCCCGAGTTCTCGGAATACATCGAACTCAACCTGTCCGACGTGGTGCCGTCGATCGCCGGGCCCAAGCGCCCGCAGGACCGGATCGCGTTGTCGGACGCCAAATCCACGTTCCGCGAGCAGATTCCCCACTACGCCGGGAACGGGGACGGCGGGCAGGGATACTCGAAACTGGACGAGGTGGTCGAGGAGACGTTCCCGGCCAGCGATCCGGGGGCACCGTCCAACGGCCATGCCGACGACGTACCCGCGGTGCACTCCGCCGCCGCGCACGCCAAGGGGCGCCCGAGCAACCCGGTGACGGTGAAGTCGCAAGAGCTCGGCGAGTTCGTGCTCGACCACGGCGCGGTGGTGATCGCCGCCGTCACGTCGTGCACCAACACCTCCAACCCGGAGGTCATGCTGGGCGCGGCGCTACTGGCCCGCAACGCCGTCGAGCAGGGGCTGGCGTCCAAGCCCTGGGTGAAGACCTCGATGGCGCCGGGCTCGCAGGTGGTCAGCGACTACTACGAAAAGGCCGGCCTGTGGCCGTATTTGGAGAAGCTCGGCTTCTATCTGGTGGGCTACGGCTGCACCACCTGCATCGGCAACTCCGGTCCGCTGCCCGACGAGGTCTCGAAGGCCGTCAACGACAACGACCTTTCGGTGGCGGCCGTGCTGTCGGGCAACCGGAACTTCGAGGGCCGCATCAATCCCGACGTGAAGATGAACTACCTGGCGTCGCCGCCGCTGGTGATCGCCTACGCCCTGGCCGGGACGATGGACTTCGACTTCGAATCCCAGCCGCTCGGCACAGACAAGGACGGCAAGGACGTCTTCCTCAAAGACATCTGGCCGTCGCAGAAGGACGTCTCGGACACCATCGCCTCGGCGATCAACCAGGAGATGTTCGTCAAGAACTACGCCGACGTGTTCAAGGGCGGCGAGCGGTGGCGCAACCTGCCCACCCCCAGCGGCAACACCTTTGAGTGGGACCCGGATTCGACGTACGTCCGCAAGCCGCCGTACTTCGAGGGGATGTCGGCGGACCCGGAGCCGGTCGGCGACATCACCGGCGCCCGGGTGCTGGCGCTGCTCGGCGACTCGGTGACCACCGACCACATCTCCCCCGCCGGCAGCATCAAGCCGGGCACCCCCGCGGCGCAATACCTCGACGAGCACGGCGTGGACCGCAAGGACTACAACTCCTTCGGCTCGCGGCGCGGCAACCACGAGGTGATGATCCGCGGCACGTTCGCCAACATCCGGCTGCGTAACCTGTTGCTGGACGACGTGTCCGGCGGCTACACCCGCGACTTCACCCAAGACGGGGCTCCGCAGGCGTTCATCTACGACGCGGCGCAAAACTATGCGGCACAGGGCATTCCGCTGGTGGTGCTGGGCGGCAAAGAGTACGGATCGGGTTCCTCCCGCGACTGGGCGGCCAAGGGCACGCTGCTGCTGGGCGTGCGGGCGGTGATCGCCGAGTCGTTCGAGCGCATCCACCGCTCCAACCTGATCGGCATGGGCGTCATTCCGCTGCAGTTCCCCGAGGGCAAGTCCGCCACGGAGCTGGGGCTCGACGGCACCGAGGTCTTCGACATCACCGGCATCGAGGCGCTCAACGACGGCAAGACGCCAAAGACGGTGCGCGTCAAGGCCAGCAAGGAATCCGGCGATCCGATCGAGTTCGACGCGGTGGTGCGCATCGACACCCCCGGCGAGGCCGACTACTACCGCAACGGCGGCATCCTGCAGTACGTGCTGCGCAACATGCTCAAGTCGGGCTAG
- a CDS encoding helix-turn-helix domain-containing protein, whose amino-acid sequence MRKPKKTRDQLLHELRNAYEGGASIRNLVATTGRSYGSVHSMLLESGTTLRGRGG is encoded by the coding sequence GTGAGAAAGCCGAAGAAGACGCGCGACCAGTTGCTGCACGAGTTACGCAACGCGTACGAGGGCGGTGCCAGCATCCGCAATCTGGTTGCCACCACCGGCAGGTCGTACGGATCTGTCCACAGCATGCTGCTCGAGTCGGGTACCACCCTGCGCGGCCGCGGCGGCTAA
- a CDS encoding ABC-F family ATP-binding cassette domain-containing protein, with translation MITATDLEVRAGARILLSPDGPDLRVQPGDRIGLVGRNGAGKTTTLRILAGETAPYAGSVTHTGEIGYLPQDPKEGDLDVLARDRVLSARGLDVLLTDLEKQQALMAEVADDEARDRAIRRYGQLEERFVALGGYGAESEAGRICASLGLPERVLTQQLRTLSGGQRRRVELARILFAASDTGAGSSTTLLLDEPTNHLDADSLGWLRDFLRAHSGGLVVISHNVELLADVVNRVWFLDAVRGEMDVYNMGWQKYLDARATDEQRRRRERANAERKAAALRTQAAKLGAKATKAVAAQNMLRRADRMMAALDEERVAEKVARIKFPTPAACGRTPLVAKGLSKSYGSLEVFSGVDLAIDRGSRVVVLGLNGAGKTTLLRLLAGTENPDAGALEPGHGLRVGYFAQEHDTLDNDATVWENIRHAAPESGEQELRGLLGAFMFSGAQLDQPAGTLSGGEKTRLALAGLVASTANVLLLDEPTNNLDPASREQVLDALRSYHGAVVLVTHDPGAAEALDPQRVVLLPDGTEDYWSDEYRDLIELA, from the coding sequence GTGATCACGGCCACGGACCTCGAGGTCCGCGCCGGCGCGCGCATCCTGCTCTCACCCGACGGGCCCGACCTGCGCGTGCAGCCCGGCGACCGCATCGGGCTGGTCGGCCGCAACGGCGCGGGCAAGACCACGACCCTGCGCATCCTGGCGGGCGAGACCGCGCCGTATGCCGGATCGGTCACCCACACCGGCGAAATCGGCTATTTGCCGCAGGATCCCAAGGAGGGCGATCTCGACGTGCTGGCCCGCGACCGGGTGCTCTCGGCCCGCGGCCTGGACGTCCTGCTCACCGATCTGGAAAAGCAGCAGGCGTTGATGGCCGAGGTCGCCGACGACGAGGCCCGCGACCGCGCGATCCGTCGCTACGGGCAGCTGGAGGAGCGGTTCGTCGCGCTGGGCGGCTACGGCGCCGAAAGCGAGGCCGGCCGGATCTGCGCGAGTCTCGGCCTGCCCGAACGGGTGCTGACGCAGCAGCTGCGCACCCTGTCCGGGGGGCAGCGCCGCCGGGTGGAGCTGGCGCGCATCCTGTTCGCCGCGTCGGACACCGGCGCAGGATCTTCGACGACCTTGCTGCTCGACGAGCCGACCAACCACCTCGACGCGGATTCGCTTGGCTGGCTGCGGGATTTCCTGCGGGCACACAGCGGCGGGCTGGTGGTCATCAGCCACAACGTCGAGTTGCTCGCCGACGTCGTCAACCGGGTGTGGTTCCTGGACGCGGTGCGCGGCGAGATGGACGTCTACAACATGGGCTGGCAGAAGTACCTGGACGCCCGCGCCACCGACGAGCAGCGCCGCCGCCGCGAACGCGCGAACGCCGAGCGCAAGGCCGCCGCGCTGCGCACGCAGGCCGCCAAGCTGGGCGCCAAGGCCACCAAAGCCGTTGCGGCCCAGAACATGTTGCGGCGCGCCGACCGGATGATGGCCGCGCTCGACGAGGAGCGGGTCGCCGAGAAGGTGGCCCGGATCAAGTTCCCCACCCCGGCCGCGTGCGGGCGCACGCCGCTGGTCGCCAAGGGGTTGAGCAAGTCGTACGGATCGCTGGAGGTGTTCAGCGGCGTGGATCTGGCCATCGACCGCGGCTCGCGGGTGGTCGTGCTGGGACTCAACGGCGCCGGCAAGACCACGCTGCTGCGCTTGCTTGCCGGCACCGAGAACCCCGACGCGGGAGCGCTGGAACCCGGACACGGTTTGCGGGTCGGCTATTTCGCGCAGGAGCACGACACCCTCGACAACGACGCGACCGTGTGGGAGAACATCCGCCACGCCGCACCCGAGTCCGGCGAGCAGGAGCTGCGCGGCCTGCTCGGCGCGTTCATGTTCAGCGGCGCGCAGCTCGACCAGCCGGCGGGGACCCTGTCCGGCGGGGAGAAGACCCGCCTGGCGCTGGCCGGTTTGGTGGCGTCCACGGCCAACGTGCTGCTGCTCGACGAGCCGACCAACAACCTTGATCCCGCGTCGCGCGAGCAGGTGCTCGACGCGTTGCGCAGCTATCACGGCGCGGTGGTGCTGGTGACGCACGACCCGGGCGCGGCCGAGGCCCTGGACCCGCAACGGGTCGTGCTGCTGCCCGACGGCACCGAGGACTATTGGTCCGACGAATACCGTGATCTCATCGAGCTGGCCTAA
- a CDS encoding enoyl-CoA hydratase, with protein sequence MSLVLVEQPRPGVALITLNRPERMNSMAFDVMVPLKKALDKVTYDNSVRVVVLTGAGRGFSSGADHKSAGEVPHIDGLTRPTFALRSMEVLDDVILALRRLHQPVIAAVNGPAIGGGLCLALAADIRVASTGAYFRAAGINNGLTASELGLSYLLPRAIGSSRAFEIMLTGRDVTAEEAERIGLVSCQVPEEQLLDTCYAIAARMAAFSRPGIELTKRTLWSGLDAGSLEGHMQAEGLGQLFVRLLTANFEEAVAARAERRPAVFTDDK encoded by the coding sequence GTGAGTCTGGTACTGGTAGAGCAACCGCGGCCCGGCGTCGCGCTGATAACCCTCAATCGGCCCGAGCGGATGAACTCCATGGCGTTCGACGTCATGGTGCCGCTCAAAAAGGCCCTCGATAAGGTCACCTACGACAATTCGGTGCGGGTCGTCGTGCTGACCGGGGCGGGCCGAGGGTTCTCCTCGGGCGCCGATCACAAGTCCGCCGGCGAGGTGCCCCACATCGACGGGCTGACCCGCCCGACCTTCGCGCTGCGCTCCATGGAAGTGCTCGACGACGTGATTCTGGCGCTGCGCCGGCTGCACCAGCCGGTGATCGCCGCGGTCAACGGTCCGGCCATCGGCGGCGGGCTGTGCCTGGCGCTGGCCGCCGACATCCGGGTGGCCTCGACCGGCGCCTACTTCCGGGCCGCCGGCATCAACAACGGGCTGACCGCCAGCGAACTCGGGCTGAGCTACCTGTTGCCCCGGGCAATCGGGTCGTCGCGCGCGTTCGAGATCATGCTGACCGGCCGCGACGTCACCGCCGAGGAGGCCGAGCGCATCGGCCTGGTGTCGTGCCAGGTGCCCGAGGAGCAGCTGCTGGACACCTGCTACGCGATCGCCGCGCGGATGGCGGCGTTCTCGCGGCCGGGGATCGAGTTGACCAAGCGCACACTGTGGAGCGGGCTGGACGCCGGTAGCCTGGAGGGGCACATGCAAGCCGAGGGCTTGGGACAGCTTTTCGTCCGCCTGCTCACCGCCAACTTCGAGGAAGCGGTTGCCGCGCGCGCGGAGCGCCGGCCGGCGGTCTTCACCGACGACAAGTAA
- the trxA gene encoding thioredoxin, which produces MTTRDLTTDQFNETIEGNDIVLVDFWASWCGPCRQFAPTFHASSEKHPDVVHAKVDTEAEPQLAAAAQIRSIPTLMAFKKGKLLFNQAGALPPAALEDLVQQVKAFDVEAAQAEQA; this is translated from the coding sequence GTGACAACACGCGATCTCACCACCGATCAGTTCAACGAAACCATCGAGGGCAACGACATCGTCCTCGTCGACTTCTGGGCCTCCTGGTGCGGACCTTGCCGTCAGTTCGCACCGACCTTCCATGCCTCGTCGGAGAAGCACCCCGACGTCGTGCACGCCAAGGTGGACACCGAAGCCGAGCCGCAGCTGGCGGCCGCCGCCCAGATCCGGTCCATCCCCACGTTGATGGCCTTCAAGAAGGGCAAGCTGCTGTTCAACCAGGCCGGTGCCCTGCCGCCCGCGGCCCTGGAGGACTTGGTGCAGCAGGTCAAGGCGTTCGACGTCGAGGCGGCCCAGGCCGAGCAGGCCTGA